From Candidatus Brocadiaceae bacterium, the proteins below share one genomic window:
- a CDS encoding GGDEF domain-containing protein produces the protein MINDEILKKILHSQAITTLPSVATKVISLSSKEEISIKEIADLISKDVSLSAKVLKIANSAFYSFPVKISTISQAVSRIGANAIRSLVLSFSFLSMQANNKITVFCYKKFLEKSLAAAVAAKLIMREVDKTDPEEIFVSALLQDIGEVILVNTFPEQYEQVLKHLSNNKDDIRVLEQQFIGADHTLVGYEVAKDWRFPDEISMPIRYHHSPEKYDGKDKKLQLMNTVVHLSGFVAETLYPDNLRFAPIYHKNFCEKAKSMAGLQEESIEKILKQVHTEIEQTANFLDFKITAPEPIENVLLEANAALSAINMTYEQINNEHVAAQERLHKLTKELEEKNQLLEQLANIDGMTGVYNHRFLQNFLAKEVKRASRNRNPISLILFDIDYFKLFNDKYGHQIGDFILKELCQLVKKFLREYDVIARYGGEEFAIVLIETPKTKALAMAERICSKIKKSIFTIHNNKLFVTASFGVAEIIPCLDNYKKEDLINFADQALLESKIQGRNRVTLYGKVTN, from the coding sequence AATGACGAGATTTTAAAAAAAATTTTACATTCACAAGCGATCACGACGCTACCAAGCGTTGCGACAAAAGTTATTTCCCTTTCTTCAAAAGAAGAAATAAGCATAAAAGAAATTGCGGACCTCATCTCAAAAGATGTCTCACTTTCAGCAAAAGTATTGAAAATTGCTAACTCCGCATTTTACAGTTTTCCGGTTAAAATCAGCACAATATCACAGGCCGTATCGAGGATCGGGGCAAATGCGATACGAAGCCTTGTCCTTTCATTTTCCTTTCTTTCCATGCAAGCAAATAATAAAATAACAGTATTTTGCTATAAAAAATTTTTAGAAAAATCTCTGGCAGCCGCTGTCGCGGCAAAGCTTATCATGAGAGAAGTAGACAAAACCGATCCGGAAGAGATCTTTGTTTCAGCGCTTTTACAGGATATCGGAGAGGTAATCCTTGTAAACACTTTTCCAGAACAATACGAACAAGTGCTGAAACATTTGTCGAACAACAAAGATGATATTCGTGTATTAGAACAGCAATTCATCGGGGCAGATCATACTCTTGTAGGATATGAGGTCGCCAAGGATTGGCGCTTCCCTGACGAGATCTCAATGCCGATACGGTATCATCATTCTCCCGAAAAATATGATGGGAAAGATAAAAAACTCCAGTTGATGAATACAGTCGTTCATTTGTCCGGATTCGTTGCAGAGACTCTCTATCCTGATAACCTGCGTTTCGCTCCGATATACCATAAGAACTTTTGTGAAAAAGCCAAATCAATGGCTGGTCTGCAGGAAGAGAGTATCGAAAAAATTTTAAAGCAGGTACATACGGAAATAGAACAAACGGCAAATTTTCTTGATTTCAAAATTACTGCGCCCGAACCTATCGAGAACGTACTTCTTGAGGCCAATGCCGCCTTGAGTGCAATTAACATGACGTATGAGCAAATAAACAACGAGCATGTTGCGGCACAAGAGCGATTACATAAACTCACGAAGGAGCTGGAAGAAAAAAATCAACTCCTTGAACAACTTGCTAATATTGACGGTATGACCGGTGTTTACAATCATCGTTTTTTACAAAACTTTCTCGCAAAAGAGGTGAAAAGGGCCAGCCGGAACAGGAATCCCATCAGCTTAATCCTCTTCGATATTGATTATTTCAAGCTTTTTAATGACAAATATGGACATCAAATCGGTGATTTTATCCTTAAAGAACTGTGTCAATTAGTGAAAAAATTTCTTCGTGAATATGATGTCATAGCCCGATATGGTGGTGAAGAATTTGCGATTGTCCTCATCGAAACACCAAAGACTAAGGCGTTGGCCATGGCAGAAAGAATATGTTCAAAAATCAAAAAAAGTATCTTTACCATACATAACAATAAACTCTTTGTTACGGCAAGTTTTGGAGTAGCAGAAATAATACCATGCCTGGATAATTACAAAAAAGAGGATCTTATCAACTTTGCAGATCAGGCTTTACTGGAATCGAAAATTCAGGGAAGAAACAGGGTCACCCTGTACGGCAAAGTGACTAATTAA
- the ahcY gene encoding adenosylhomocysteinase → MTLADCKETEVIIKQDYKVADIHLADWGRREISLAEAEMPGLMNLRRKYENGQPLKGAKIIGCIHMTIQTAVLIETLCALGAEVRWSSCNIFSTQDHAAAAMAAAGVAVYAWKGQTEEEGIWCIEQTILKEGQPWDANLLLDDGGDLTAMVHEKYPQMLDTIHGITEETTTGVHRLLDMMRKGELKVPAINVNDSVTKSKNDNKYGCRHSLNDAIKRGTDSLLSGKKALVIGYGDVGKGSAQSLCQEGMIVKISEIDPICGMQACMDGYEVVSPYKDGINTGSAECIDTQLLAKTDLIVTTTGNVNVCDRHMLAAVKRGAIVCNIGHFDHEIDTHFMRENWRWEEVKPQVHKVYRSDDAEDYILLLSEGRLVNLGNATGHPSRIMDGSFTNQVLAQMHLYHEAWASKPKSEREPVYVKVLPKKLDEEVAAEMVKGFGGVITRMTQRQSEYISTPIEGPFKPDTYRY, encoded by the coding sequence ATGACTCTAGCAGATTGTAAGGAAACCGAGGTTATTATAAAACAGGATTACAAGGTGGCTGATATTCACCTGGCTGATTGGGGGCGTCGGGAGATCTCACTTGCGGAAGCAGAAATGCCGGGCTTGATGAATTTGAGGAGAAAATATGAAAACGGGCAACCCCTCAAAGGCGCGAAAATCATTGGCTGTATCCATATGACGATCCAAACAGCCGTGTTGATTGAGACACTTTGTGCCCTCGGCGCAGAAGTCCGCTGGTCATCGTGCAATATCTTTTCCACGCAGGACCATGCCGCGGCAGCCATGGCAGCTGCCGGCGTTGCTGTATACGCATGGAAGGGACAAACAGAAGAAGAGGGTATATGGTGTATCGAACAAACCATTCTTAAGGAAGGCCAACCATGGGATGCCAACCTGTTACTCGATGATGGCGGAGACCTTACCGCAATGGTTCACGAAAAGTATCCTCAGATGCTCGATACCATTCACGGCATCACAGAAGAAACGACAACCGGTGTTCATCGTTTGCTGGACATGATGAGAAAAGGCGAGCTTAAGGTTCCGGCTATCAATGTCAATGACTCGGTAACAAAATCGAAAAATGACAACAAATATGGTTGTCGCCACAGCCTGAATGACGCTATTAAGCGTGGCACCGACTCTCTTCTTTCCGGGAAAAAAGCCCTTGTTATTGGCTATGGCGACGTTGGCAAGGGTTCTGCCCAGAGCTTATGCCAGGAAGGAATGATCGTAAAGATCTCTGAAATCGACCCCATTTGCGGTATGCAGGCATGTATGGACGGATATGAAGTTGTTTCACCTTATAAAGACGGAATCAACACCGGTTCTGCTGAATGTATCGACACACAACTGCTGGCAAAAACTGACCTAATTGTAACAACAACAGGTAACGTAAACGTATGCGACCGCCACATGCTGGCTGCCGTTAAACGGGGTGCGATCGTTTGCAATATCGGTCATTTTGACCACGAGATTGATACCCATTTCATGCGAGAAAACTGGAGGTGGGAAGAGGTGAAACCTCAGGTTCACAAGGTTTACAGATCAGATGATGCCGAAGATTACATTCTGCTTCTTTCAGAAGGGCGCCTTGTGAATCTTGGTAATGCCACGGGCCATCCGTCCCGCATCATGGATGGTTCATTCACAAATCAGGTACTTGCGCAGATGCATCTCTATCATGAGGCATGGGCAAGCAAACCAAAGTCTGAACGGGAACCTGTCTATGTTAAAGTACTTCCCAAGAAATTGGATGAAGAGGTCGCCGCTGAAATGGTAAAGGGCTTTGGGGGTGTGATCACCCGCATGACACAACGGCAGTCGGAATATATCAGTACTCCCATCGAAGGTCCATTTAAGCCTGACACGTATCGATATTAA
- a CDS encoding DEAD/DEAH box helicase — protein sequence MNNFQLFNLNSSVAAGVVAAGYVAPTPIQEQAIPPVMEGRDVMGLAQTGTGKTAAFVLPILHRLMQGGRNHVRALVIAPTRELAEQIHQSINVLGKKTGLRSATVYGGVNINPQIQKLKRSTEIAVACPGRLLDHITQGTIDLSRLEVLVLDEADHMFDMGFLPDIRKILKCLPRKRQTLLFSATMPQEIRNLAHDALDRPVTVQVGNTDPAETVSHALYPVKQHLKTPLLLKLLYHTNTESVLIFTRTKHRARRLGEQLKKAGYRATSLQGNLSQHQRQTALGGFRNGTFQVLVATDIAARGIDVSQISHVINFDIPDTPEAYVHRIGRTGRATRSGDAFTLITEEDKAMVRSVERLLGSSIERRTIESFDYNVPTPNKTGAFTCPPQKQVLRHKTGGPSKDGSKAKRVFWEGVPETTTSGRYGKPVRVARITTQRFKRSGNAR from the coding sequence ATGAATAATTTCCAACTATTTAATCTCAATTCCAGTGTTGCAGCCGGTGTGGTAGCAGCTGGTTATGTTGCGCCTACGCCGATCCAGGAACAGGCAATCCCGCCAGTTATGGAAGGGCGTGACGTTATGGGGCTGGCACAGACCGGCACCGGCAAAACAGCTGCATTCGTATTGCCGATTTTACACAGACTCATGCAGGGCGGACGCAATCACGTCCGCGCCCTCGTTATTGCTCCTACCCGAGAACTGGCTGAGCAGATCCACCAATCCATCAATGTTCTTGGGAAAAAGACCGGACTGAGAAGCGCCACCGTTTACGGAGGTGTCAATATCAATCCACAGATTCAGAAACTAAAACGCAGCACCGAGATTGCTGTTGCCTGTCCCGGAAGACTCCTGGATCATATAACGCAGGGGACTATAGATCTTTCCCGGCTGGAGGTGCTGGTGCTTGATGAGGCAGACCACATGTTCGACATGGGTTTTTTGCCTGATATCCGGAAAATACTGAAATGTCTTCCTCGTAAACGGCAGACGCTGCTCTTTTCGGCAACAATGCCGCAAGAGATCAGGAATCTTGCCCACGACGCTCTGGACCGTCCGGTTACTGTGCAGGTGGGAAATACCGATCCTGCCGAAACGGTAAGCCATGCCCTTTATCCGGTGAAACAACATCTCAAGACCCCCCTGCTCCTGAAGTTGTTGTATCATACCAACACTGAATCGGTGCTGATCTTTACCCGCACGAAACACCGTGCCAGGCGTCTTGGAGAACAGTTGAAAAAGGCTGGTTACCGGGCAACATCGCTCCAGGGAAATTTATCTCAACATCAACGTCAGACAGCGCTGGGAGGATTCAGAAACGGAACATTCCAGGTCCTCGTAGCCACGGACATTGCTGCGCGCGGCATTGATGTCTCACAGATATCCCACGTCATCAACTTTGATATTCCCGACACCCCGGAAGCCTACGTTCATCGCATTGGCAGGACGGGCCGTGCTACTCGCAGCGGCGATGCCTTTACACTGATAACGGAAGAAGACAAGGCTATGGTGCGTAGCGTTGAACGGCTCCTTGGTTCTTCTATTGAACGACGCACCATAGAGAGTTTTGACTACAATGTTCCCACCCCGAATAAAACCGGCGCGTTTACTTGTCCACCACAGAAACAGGTATTACGTCATAAGACTGGTGGACCATCGAAGGATGGATCGAAGGCAAAGCGTGTTTTCTGGGAAGGCGTGCCTGAGACTACTACTTCCGGTCGGTATGGCAAGCCGGTTCGTGTTGCCAGGATCACAACGCAGCGTTTCAAACGATCGGGCAATGCTCGTTAA
- a CDS encoding glycogen/starch/alpha-glucan phosphorylase — protein sequence MKKAQKTILRDKTLKHSQPVPKLTKLPPLGMKAKDIRDDYRRYFNHTLGRDKYCRSLHYSYNALALAIRDRLSERWKQTRYTYRESKCKRTYYLSLEFLIGRTLNNAMLNLGVTEEAARGLCELGLILEEISEIEHDAGLGNGGLGRLAACFLDSCATMQLPVMGYGIRYEYGMFRQKIENGEQQEEPDHWLRDGNPWELERPEYTCRVHFDGSCEFYTGDDGRMYTRWVNTKDVLAVPYDIPIPGYHNGTVNTLRLWSSAATDEFDLGEFNAGSYPEAVAEKNEAENITMVLYPNDASENGKALRLKQQYFLVSASLQDVLRHWTQIYGEDFREFADKNCFQMNDTHPAIATAELMRLLMDEYKFEWHVAWDVTRRVMAYTNHTLLPEALEKWPVRMFRKLLPRLLDIIYEINDRFLSDVALRWPDDNERKKRMSIIEEGYDPHIRMAHLAIVSSFSVNGVANLHTKLLTKGLFRDFYELWPEKFNNKTNGVTPRRWLAWANHRLSQLITDKIGSEWITDLTQLSKLSAFVHDKDFCLRWQAIKHQNKQRLAALVKANCDIAFDPSSLFDVQVKRIHEYKRQLLNILHVIHLYDRIKRGDTANWTPRCVLIGGKAAPGYVMAKRIIKLINNVADVINRDSNINNLLKVVFLPDFCVTTMEIIAPGTDISEQISTAGKEASGTGNMKFMMNGALTIGTLDGANIEIREEAGEENFFLFGLMAEEISELQKHYNPSTFIEADEDLSRVMKLLTNKRFNQSEEGIFDDIINSITSPADPWMTAADFRSYVNAQQRVAEAYQDKERWTRMSILTTARSGKFSTDRTIREYNRDIWKMPSAPVQRDDSASA from the coding sequence ATGAAAAAAGCACAAAAAACAATTCTACGTGATAAAACGTTAAAACACAGCCAGCCGGTTCCAAAGCTTACGAAACTTCCGCCGCTGGGAATGAAGGCAAAAGACATTCGTGACGATTACCGGCGTTATTTCAACCATACCCTTGGGCGTGACAAATATTGCCGTTCCTTACATTATTCATATAACGCCCTGGCTTTGGCGATTCGCGACAGGTTATCAGAGCGCTGGAAACAAACACGTTATACCTATCGTGAAAGCAAATGTAAACGCACGTATTATTTATCGTTAGAATTTCTCATAGGGAGAACCTTGAATAATGCAATGCTTAACCTCGGTGTGACTGAAGAAGCAGCCAGGGGATTATGTGAACTGGGTCTCATTCTGGAAGAAATCAGTGAAATAGAACACGATGCAGGTTTGGGCAATGGAGGATTAGGCAGACTTGCAGCGTGCTTTCTTGATAGCTGCGCCACGATGCAGCTACCCGTTATGGGATACGGAATTCGCTACGAATATGGAATGTTCCGCCAAAAGATTGAAAACGGTGAACAACAGGAGGAGCCCGATCATTGGTTGCGAGATGGGAATCCATGGGAACTTGAGCGCCCTGAATACACTTGTCGAGTGCATTTCGACGGTTCGTGCGAATTTTATACCGGTGACGACGGCAGAATGTATACACGCTGGGTTAATACCAAGGATGTATTAGCAGTGCCTTATGACATCCCTATTCCCGGCTACCACAATGGGACCGTCAATACTTTGCGATTATGGTCTTCCGCCGCCACCGATGAATTTGATTTGGGTGAATTTAATGCGGGAAGCTATCCCGAAGCAGTTGCCGAGAAAAACGAGGCAGAGAATATCACCATGGTCCTTTATCCGAATGATGCAAGCGAGAATGGCAAAGCACTGCGTTTAAAACAACAATATTTTCTTGTGTCTGCCAGTTTACAGGATGTATTGCGTCATTGGACACAAATATACGGGGAAGACTTCCGTGAGTTTGCCGACAAAAACTGTTTTCAAATGAATGACACCCATCCCGCAATTGCAACTGCCGAATTAATGCGCCTTCTCATGGATGAGTATAAATTTGAATGGCACGTTGCATGGGATGTTACCCGGCGTGTCATGGCCTATACGAATCACACCTTATTACCGGAAGCATTAGAAAAGTGGCCGGTGCGTATGTTTCGTAAATTGCTGCCACGTTTACTCGATATCATTTACGAAATCAATGATCGCTTTCTTTCTGATGTCGCACTGCGTTGGCCTGATGACAATGAACGCAAAAAGCGCATGTCAATTATTGAAGAAGGCTATGATCCCCATATCCGCATGGCACACCTGGCAATTGTCAGTAGTTTTTCTGTAAATGGAGTTGCTAATTTACATACCAAATTATTAACGAAAGGATTATTTCGCGATTTTTATGAATTATGGCCAGAAAAATTTAACAATAAAACCAATGGAGTAACTCCGCGCCGCTGGCTGGCATGGGCAAATCACAGATTAAGTCAGCTTATCACGGACAAGATCGGAAGTGAATGGATCACCGATTTAACCCAATTAAGCAAACTCAGCGCTTTTGTTCATGATAAAGATTTTTGTTTACGATGGCAGGCAATAAAACACCAAAACAAACAACGCCTGGCAGCGCTCGTCAAGGCCAATTGTGACATCGCGTTTGATCCGTCATCCCTCTTTGATGTTCAGGTAAAGCGTATTCATGAATATAAACGTCAATTACTCAACATTCTTCATGTGATACATCTGTATGACCGCATTAAACGCGGAGATACGGCGAACTGGACGCCACGATGCGTCCTCATTGGCGGCAAAGCAGCCCCTGGTTATGTTATGGCGAAACGTATTATCAAACTAATCAATAACGTTGCAGATGTAATCAACAGGGATTCAAATATAAACAATTTATTAAAAGTGGTTTTTTTACCTGACTTTTGCGTAACGACCATGGAAATTATTGCCCCTGGAACCGATATATCTGAGCAAATTTCTACGGCCGGTAAAGAGGCTTCGGGAACAGGAAATATGAAATTCATGATGAATGGCGCATTAACAATTGGCACTCTTGATGGGGCTAACATTGAAATCCGTGAAGAGGCGGGAGAAGAAAACTTCTTTCTGTTTGGATTGATGGCGGAAGAAATTAGCGAATTGCAGAAACACTACAACCCGAGTACTTTCATAGAAGCTGATGAAGATTTGTCCCGCGTAATGAAACTGTTAACGAATAAACGCTTTAATCAGTCAGAGGAAGGCATTTTCGATGATATCATTAACTCCATTACCAGTCCGGCTGATCCGTGGATGACTGCAGCTGACTTTAGAAGCTATGTCAACGCACAACAACGGGTGGCAGAGGCTTATCAGGATAAAGAAAGATGGACAAGAATGAGTATCCTTACTACTGCGCGTAGTGGTAAATTTTCCACTGATCGGACGATAAGAGAATATAACAGGGATATATGGAAGATGCCTTCAGCGCCGGTGCAAAGAGATGACTCTGCATCAGCATAG
- a CDS encoding phosphoenolpyruvate carboxykinase (GTP) — protein sequence MNLVSENDTLNQWVKEIETLCTPETVYWCNGSKDEYDHLMKNMVDAGTATPLKKRSNSFLFRSDPSDVARVENRTYVSTSMRIEAGPNNNWVDSAELKKTMLKLYKGCMRGRAMYVIPFSMGPIGSPLSKIGVEITDSPYVVCNMHIMTRVGARALEVLGKYGTFIPCLHSLGSPLEKGRQDVLWPCAPIEQKYISHFPEENLIWSYGSGYGGNALLGKKCLALRIASAMARREGWMAEHMLILRFTSPKGRQYHIAAAFPSACGKTNLAMIRPTIPGWKAECLGDDIAWMKIGPDGRLYAINPEAGFFGVAPGTSYSSNPMAMDTLKENCIFTNCALTDDGDVWWEGMDGNPPAHAIDWKGHDWIPENTEPAAHPNARFTAAARQCPVISADWEKPEGVPIDIFVFGGRRNSVVPLVFEAFDWDHGVYLGATAASETTAANIGAIGNLRRDPFAMKPFCAYNMGDYFQHWFDMGNKLGKNAPRIFYVNWFRKDSDGKFLWPGFGENSRVLAWMCQRIDGEVDAKKTSIGLLPKGGDLNTRGLSVSDRDMEELLNVDKALWQAEIPDVEAHFKQFGERLPVRLARQLDTLKLRLNA from the coding sequence ATGAATTTAGTATCAGAGAACGATACACTTAATCAGTGGGTTAAGGAAATCGAGACGTTGTGTACACCTGAAACCGTTTACTGGTGTAACGGTTCCAAGGATGAATATGATCATCTTATGAAGAATATGGTAGATGCCGGCACTGCTACTCCACTCAAAAAGAGGTCAAACAGTTTTCTGTTCCGGTCAGACCCCAGTGATGTGGCGCGAGTGGAAAATCGTACCTATGTCAGCACTTCTATGCGGATAGAGGCAGGTCCAAACAACAACTGGGTTGATTCTGCAGAACTGAAAAAGACCATGCTCAAGCTATACAAGGGGTGTATGCGTGGCCGTGCAATGTATGTGATTCCTTTTTCCATGGGACCCATAGGGTCTCCTCTTTCGAAAATAGGTGTTGAAATTACGGATAGTCCTTATGTAGTGTGTAATATGCATATAATGACTCGTGTCGGAGCTAGGGCACTGGAAGTCTTAGGGAAATATGGGACATTTATTCCCTGCCTGCATTCTCTCGGATCACCTCTTGAAAAAGGACGGCAAGATGTATTGTGGCCCTGTGCCCCCATTGAGCAAAAATATATCAGCCATTTCCCGGAGGAAAACCTGATCTGGTCCTATGGTTCCGGATATGGAGGCAATGCCCTTCTGGGGAAAAAATGCCTTGCCCTGAGGATTGCATCGGCAATGGCTAGGCGGGAGGGATGGATGGCAGAGCATATGTTGATCCTCAGATTTACGAGTCCAAAAGGCCGGCAGTACCACATTGCCGCCGCTTTTCCTTCCGCATGCGGCAAAACCAATCTTGCCATGATCCGGCCAACAATTCCCGGATGGAAGGCTGAGTGTTTGGGTGACGATATTGCGTGGATGAAAATTGGTCCGGACGGAAGGCTGTATGCTATCAATCCTGAGGCGGGGTTTTTTGGAGTTGCTCCCGGAACATCATACAGCTCAAACCCTATGGCCATGGATACACTGAAAGAAAATTGCATTTTTACTAACTGTGCCCTGACCGATGATGGCGATGTTTGGTGGGAAGGGATGGACGGTAATCCGCCGGCACATGCTATAGACTGGAAAGGTCACGATTGGATACCTGAAAATACGGAGCCGGCAGCACACCCGAATGCACGATTCACGGCTGCCGCCAGACAGTGTCCGGTCATCAGCGCTGACTGGGAAAAACCGGAGGGGGTTCCCATTGATATCTTTGTTTTCGGTGGTCGCAGGAATAGTGTCGTACCCCTGGTGTTTGAGGCGTTTGACTGGGACCATGGTGTTTACCTTGGCGCTACGGCTGCCTCTGAAACGACAGCCGCAAATATCGGCGCTATTGGCAATCTGCGGCGTGACCCGTTTGCCATGAAACCCTTTTGCGCGTATAACATGGGGGATTATTTTCAACATTGGTTTGATATGGGAAATAAACTCGGGAAAAATGCTCCGAGAATATTTTATGTCAACTGGTTCCGGAAGGATTCAGATGGAAAATTTCTGTGGCCCGGATTTGGTGAAAACAGCAGGGTGCTGGCGTGGATGTGCCAGCGGATAGACGGTGAAGTGGACGCAAAAAAGACCTCGATTGGGCTTTTGCCAAAAGGAGGCGACCTCAATACCCGGGGGTTATCCGTATCGGATCGGGACATGGAAGAATTATTGAATGTAGACAAAGCGCTCTGGCAGGCAGAAATTCCCGACGTGGAAGCCCATTTCAAGCAGTTTGGCGAGCGTCTTCCCGTGCGTTTGGCACGGCAACTTGACACGCTTAAATTACGTCTGAACGCATAA
- a CDS encoding phosphoadenylyl-sulfate reductase, with the protein MEHSLHSNVTSLNEMLKGMTAMERIRWAINTYGSGAVLLSSMQKSASVIMHLFYKMKLDNAILFVDTGFHFRETLLLRDEIMLRYKLNIITLYPEQTPEQQEKCFGKKLYQDPDGQKKCCLMRKAEPYVCYMKNNTLKIAMIGLRRCEGGQRSKLEPLLRDPRIDGYALHPIFDWSEAQIESYLQENEVPVHPLHAKNYPSIGCECCTTPVKPGEDSRAGRWRHLNKLGSINSKYCNINFSDGSGI; encoded by the coding sequence ATGGAACATTCTTTACATTCTAATGTTACATCTCTGAATGAAATGCTGAAAGGCATGACTGCCATGGAAAGAATACGCTGGGCGATAAATACCTATGGCAGTGGCGCGGTGTTATTGAGCAGTATGCAAAAGTCGGCATCTGTAATAATGCATCTCTTTTATAAGATGAAACTCGATAATGCCATATTATTTGTAGATACAGGCTTCCACTTCAGGGAAACATTGCTGTTACGTGATGAGATTATGTTGCGGTACAAATTAAATATAATAACATTGTATCCAGAACAAACCCCGGAACAACAGGAAAAATGTTTTGGGAAAAAATTGTATCAAGATCCTGATGGCCAAAAGAAATGTTGTCTTATGAGGAAGGCAGAACCTTATGTCTGTTATATGAAAAATAACACGCTTAAAATTGCAATGATTGGCTTACGGCGCTGTGAAGGAGGTCAACGCTCAAAACTGGAACCTTTATTGAGAGATCCAAGAATAGACGGATATGCACTTCATCCAATATTTGACTGGTCAGAAGCGCAAATAGAATCTTATCTTCAGGAAAATGAAGTGCCTGTTCACCCCTTGCATGCAAAGAATTACCCAAGTATTGGTTGTGAGTGTTGTACCACTCCCGTAAAACCAGGGGAGGATTCAAGAGCGGGCCGATGGAGACACTTAAATAAACTAGGGAGTATAAATTCAAAGTATTGTAATATCAATTTTTCAGACGGCTCCGGCATTTAA
- a CDS encoding GNAT family N-acetyltransferase, whose product MKSEIELTDGNIVMRPCRLEDSAAVYKGVRESIQELIKWAPWCYPGYSLSDCISWLSSRARMWSESIEYDFVLFDTKSNAFLGGCVLDQINRKNNFANLGYWVRTSRAGQGIATAAVRLLSRFGFETLGFTRIEIVAAVPNKASQRVAEKAGAIREGVLRNRHVVRDKLYDSVLFSIVPQDLRA is encoded by the coding sequence ATGAAATCTGAAATCGAACTTACCGACGGGAACATCGTTATGCGCCCTTGCCGGCTGGAAGACTCCGCGGCAGTATACAAAGGTGTCCGGGAGTCAATACAGGAGTTGATAAAATGGGCTCCCTGGTGTTACCCTGGTTATTCTCTGTCTGATTGCATATCATGGCTTAGCTCCAGAGCCCGGATGTGGTCGGAAAGTATAGAATATGATTTTGTTTTGTTCGATACGAAAAGCAACGCCTTTCTTGGCGGCTGCGTTCTGGATCAAATCAACCGGAAGAATAACTTTGCCAATCTTGGTTATTGGGTCAGGACAAGTCGTGCTGGACAAGGTATAGCGACTGCCGCAGTCAGGCTCCTGAGTCGGTTTGGATTTGAAACGCTTGGGTTCACGCGGATTGAGATCGTCGCTGCAGTGCCGAACAAGGCCAGTCAACGCGTCGCGGAGAAAGCAGGCGCCATTCGGGAAGGAGTCCTGAGGAATCGTCATGTTGTGCGTGACAAGCTATACGACTCTGTCTTGTTTTCAATAGTTCCCCAGGATTTGCGCGCATAA